Proteins from one Aspergillus nidulans FGSC A4 chromosome VIII genomic window:
- a CDS encoding uncharacterized protein (transcript_id=CADANIAT00001678) produces MPLSLCSALHTVTPFYHFGLQSQSLDHPSHRSASSARVYYL; encoded by the coding sequence ATGCCACTTtctctctgctctgctctccATACAGTGACTCCCTTTTACCACTTTGGGCTTCAGTCGCAGTCTCTTGACCACCCAAGCCATCGATCTGCCTCAAGTGCCAGGGTATATTATCTTTGA